A window of the Verrucomicrobiota bacterium genome harbors these coding sequences:
- a CDS encoding M28 family peptidase — MVEFDGDNAYRILESIAYERFAATPGERKAAETLAGHVRGHGLEATLEEFRIWTYVDDEASVEVLTPYTKTYTGAVVGLSGATPPEGLECGFQYIEDGSSQYLVGVDGKAVLIGAYGVSYEKARELIDKGVAALITTGGNPHRLPNRKSWTEPRRLRVGKIPSLDLEFGDALELIREKASRVRVRIRQDEREGTSQNVVAEVRGTEFPDEVIVLVAHYDSISRSMGGHDNATGTAVMTEIMRCVAAEPLKRTVRLVLCGGEESGLHGSRAYAARHKDDLENFRLCINCDIAGAIFGNNSCFVTGPDSLRWYLDAMGKEFGMGYKVSTATYSSDNVPFSAAGIPACAITRGGGYCCEIHTSGDELDDVDGEHLAITGRYILTFLRRVGNAITFPFKREIADEMKKDLDRYVEGLHGTQYKPPKRLRPKAG, encoded by the coding sequence ATGGTTGAGTTCGACGGTGACAACGCCTATCGCATCCTCGAATCCATCGCCTACGAGCGCTTCGCCGCCACGCCTGGCGAACGCAAGGCGGCCGAGACGCTCGCCGGCCACGTGCGCGGCCACGGGCTCGAGGCAACGCTCGAGGAGTTTCGAATCTGGACCTACGTGGACGACGAGGCGAGCGTCGAGGTGCTCACGCCGTACACGAAGACGTACACGGGCGCCGTCGTCGGCCTGAGCGGCGCCACGCCGCCCGAGGGCCTCGAGTGCGGCTTCCAGTACATCGAGGACGGCTCGAGCCAATACCTGGTCGGCGTCGACGGCAAGGCGGTGCTCATCGGCGCTTATGGGGTGTCCTACGAGAAGGCGCGCGAGTTGATCGACAAGGGGGTTGCCGCCCTCATTACCACGGGCGGCAACCCGCACCGGCTCCCGAACCGCAAGTCGTGGACGGAGCCGCGGCGGCTGCGCGTCGGCAAGATCCCAAGCCTCGACCTCGAGTTCGGCGACGCGCTCGAGCTGATCCGCGAGAAGGCGAGCCGCGTGCGCGTGCGCATCAGGCAGGACGAGCGCGAAGGTACGTCGCAGAACGTGGTGGCCGAAGTGCGCGGCACCGAGTTCCCCGACGAGGTCATCGTGCTCGTTGCCCACTACGACAGCATCAGCCGGAGCATGGGCGGCCACGACAACGCCACGGGCACCGCGGTCATGACCGAGATCATGCGCTGCGTCGCCGCCGAGCCGCTCAAGCGCACCGTACGCCTCGTGTTATGCGGCGGCGAGGAGTCGGGCCTCCACGGCAGCCGCGCCTACGCGGCTCGCCACAAGGACGACCTCGAGAACTTCCGGCTCTGCATCAACTGCGACATCGCCGGCGCGATCTTCGGCAACAACTCGTGCTTCGTCACCGGCCCCGACTCGCTGCGCTGGTACCTCGACGCGATGGGCAAGGAGTTCGGCATGGGCTACAAGGTCTCGACGGCGACGTACTCGAGCGACAACGTGCCGTTCAGCGCCGCGGGCATCCCGGCGTGCGCCATCACGCGCGGCGGCGGCTACTGCTGCGAGATCCATACCTCGGGCGACGAGCTCGACGACGTCGACGGCGAGCACCTGGCGATCACGGGCCGCTACATCCTCACGTTCCTGCGCCGCGTCGGCAACGCGATCACGTTCCCCTTCAAGCGCGAGATCGCCGACGAGATGAAGAAGGATCTGGACCGCTACGTCGAGGGCCTCCACGGCACGCAGTACAAGCCGCCGAAGCGGCTCAGACCGAAAGCGGGCTGA
- a CDS encoding ABC transporter permease, whose translation MGTYILRRLLFAIPVLWGIATVVFFLIFAIPGDPADTLMGHHPTEEARQAINAKYHLDRPILVQYGHFMWRLAQLDLGRSYAHKARVSDILLERAGATVLLALTALVVAILVGMTLGFLAAYRQGSWLDGLVMAVSVLGISTPVFWLGLMAVLLFCSVLWLLPLPDPEITLRHLILPSLTLSALLVGYIARMTRSSLLEVARQDFMRTAQAKGLSRLSVFYRHGLRNALIPVVTIIGLNFASLLGGAIATETVFAWPGIGRAMFQAVLERDVPLIEGGVILLAFVFVLANIVVDVSYAVLDPRIRLK comes from the coding sequence ATGGGCACCTACATCCTGCGCCGACTTCTTTTCGCGATCCCCGTGCTCTGGGGAATCGCCACGGTGGTGTTCTTCCTCATCTTCGCGATCCCGGGCGACCCGGCCGACACGCTCATGGGCCACCATCCGACTGAGGAGGCCCGCCAAGCCATCAACGCCAAGTACCATCTCGACAGGCCCATCCTCGTCCAGTACGGCCACTTCATGTGGCGTCTCGCCCAACTCGACCTCGGCCGCTCGTACGCCCACAAGGCGCGCGTCAGCGACATCCTGCTCGAGCGGGCGGGGGCGACCGTGCTGCTCGCGCTCACGGCGCTCGTCGTGGCGATTCTCGTTGGGATGACGCTCGGGTTTCTGGCCGCCTACAGGCAGGGCTCGTGGCTTGACGGCCTCGTCATGGCAGTCTCCGTGCTCGGCATCTCGACGCCCGTGTTCTGGCTCGGGTTGATGGCCGTGCTGCTGTTCTGCAGCGTGCTGTGGCTGCTGCCGCTGCCGGATCCCGAGATCACGCTGCGCCACCTCATCCTGCCGTCGCTGACGCTCTCGGCGCTGCTGGTCGGCTACATCGCGCGCATGACGCGTTCGAGCCTGCTCGAGGTGGCGCGGCAGGACTTCATGCGAACCGCCCAAGCCAAGGGCCTCTCGCGGCTCAGCGTGTTCTACCGCCACGGCCTGCGCAATGCGCTCATCCCCGTTGTCACCATCATCGGGCTCAACTTCGCCTCGCTGCTCGGCGGGGCCATCGCTACTGAGACCGTTTTCGCCTGGCCCGGCATCGGGCGGGCAATGTTCCAGGCGGTGCTCGAGCGCGACGTGCCGCTCATCGAGGGCGGCGTGATCCTGCTCGCCTTCGTCTTCGTCCTCGCCAACATCGTCGTTGACGTGAGCTACGCCGTTCTCGACCCACGCATCCGGCTCAAGTAG
- a CDS encoding M28 family peptidase: MNEFRGDNAYKVLTSIAYPRQTGTEGEHKAAKMLAKHFTSYGLDGTLEPYRIWTYTNDNGTVEVLEPYKKKYEAAVVGRSPDLPKGGLECGFVYAEDGSPQYLAKVKGKAVLLTGGGFEQMKQLLDRGALAILRVGAPHLLPFRGMVGEPMLTKVGALPGLNLRFEDALEMVKKKASRVRLKMDLNNFEAVSNNVTAEVRGTEVPDEAIVIVAHYDTVSGAVGGHDNGAGTAIIVEIARCLAKNPLKRTVRFACMAGEEYGLYGSRHYVQRHKGELDNYRLCLNCDVAGMIIGRNRIEVTGPDSLRWYLEGMSHELGFGCGVGTDAYSSDNIPFSAEGVPAASFARYGGYVSEGHTVRDGIEDIDAEHLAITGRFMLEFLKRVGNAVEFPFKREIPDEHKKKVDEYVEHMHGRQYKPLAKLKPPAGGTKPARKRTR, encoded by the coding sequence ATGAACGAGTTCAGAGGCGACAACGCGTACAAGGTGCTCACGTCGATTGCCTACCCGCGCCAGACGGGCACCGAGGGCGAACACAAGGCGGCCAAGATGCTGGCCAAGCACTTCACGTCGTATGGTCTCGACGGCACGCTCGAGCCATACCGAATCTGGACCTACACGAACGACAACGGCACCGTCGAGGTTCTCGAACCGTACAAGAAGAAATACGAGGCGGCCGTTGTCGGGAGGAGCCCCGACTTGCCCAAGGGCGGACTCGAGTGCGGCTTCGTCTACGCCGAGGACGGCTCCCCGCAATACCTCGCCAAGGTCAAGGGCAAAGCCGTGCTGCTCACCGGCGGCGGTTTCGAACAGATGAAGCAGCTCCTCGATCGCGGCGCCCTCGCCATACTCCGGGTCGGCGCACCGCACCTGCTGCCCTTCCGGGGCATGGTGGGTGAACCGATGCTCACCAAGGTCGGTGCTCTGCCGGGGCTCAACCTGCGCTTCGAGGACGCGCTCGAGATGGTCAAGAAGAAAGCGAGCCGCGTCCGGCTCAAGATGGACCTGAACAACTTCGAGGCGGTCTCGAACAACGTGACCGCCGAAGTGCGCGGCACGGAGGTCCCCGACGAGGCGATCGTCATCGTCGCTCACTACGACACCGTGAGCGGCGCCGTCGGCGGCCATGACAACGGCGCCGGCACGGCGATCATCGTTGAGATCGCCCGCTGCCTCGCGAAGAACCCGCTCAAGCGCACCGTGAGGTTTGCGTGCATGGCGGGCGAGGAGTACGGTCTGTACGGCAGCCGCCACTACGTCCAACGGCACAAGGGCGAGCTCGACAACTACCGGCTCTGCCTCAACTGCGACGTTGCCGGCATGATTATCGGCAGGAACCGGATCGAGGTGACCGGCCCCGATTCGCTGCGCTGGTATCTCGAAGGCATGAGCCACGAGCTGGGCTTCGGCTGCGGCGTCGGCACGGACGCCTATTCGAGCGACAACATCCCGTTCAGCGCCGAGGGCGTGCCGGCCGCCTCGTTCGCGCGCTACGGCGGCTACGTCTCCGAAGGGCACACGGTCCGCGACGGCATCGAGGACATCGACGCCGAGCACCTGGCGATCACGGGCCGCTTCATGCTCGAGTTCCTCAAGCGGGTCGGCAATGCCGTCGAGTTCCCGTTCAAACGCGAGATCCCCGACGAGCACAAGAAGAAGGTCGACGAGTACGTCGAGCACATGCACGGGCGGCAGTACAAGCCGCTCGCCAAGCTCAAGCCGCCGGCGGGCGGCACGAAGCCGGCACGGAAACGGACGCGGTAA
- a CDS encoding histidinol-phosphatase HisJ family protein has product MSNTPRLPADLHVHSSCSVDGKSTIDELCEAAIALGLGAVCLTDHWEFDPQDAGFGRFDYEAYTALVEGAKAKYAGRLVVFRGVEIDYQHRFEDEIRRALDGKRFDHLLGAVHYVEGRILSEALLAERRLEAVYASYLDEVAASARSGLFAAIAHFDYVSKHAGPNKVLLRDESLRRRLHECLYEIIKSGAALEINTRGLVRAPRNFYPSVELLRPYRELGGKRVTVGSDAHEASEIGLGIGAAYALVEALGFRAYTPGPTADLTP; this is encoded by the coding sequence ATGAGCAACACGCCACGGCTGCCGGCTGATCTGCACGTCCATTCGTCGTGTTCGGTGGACGGCAAGTCGACCATTGACGAGCTGTGCGAAGCAGCGATCGCCCTCGGGCTGGGCGCCGTCTGTCTTACCGACCATTGGGAATTCGATCCGCAGGATGCCGGGTTCGGCCGCTTTGACTACGAGGCCTACACCGCCCTCGTCGAGGGCGCGAAGGCCAAGTATGCCGGGCGGCTCGTCGTGTTCAGGGGCGTCGAGATCGATTACCAGCACCGGTTCGAGGACGAGATCCGCCGGGCGCTCGACGGCAAGCGATTCGACCACCTGCTCGGCGCCGTGCACTACGTCGAAGGCCGGATATTGAGCGAGGCGCTGCTTGCCGAGCGGCGGCTCGAGGCCGTCTACGCATCGTACCTCGACGAGGTGGCCGCCTCGGCGCGCAGCGGGCTTTTCGCCGCCATCGCCCATTTCGACTACGTGAGCAAACACGCCGGCCCGAACAAGGTGCTGCTGCGCGACGAGTCGCTGCGGCGCCGGCTTCACGAGTGCCTCTACGAGATCATCAAGTCCGGCGCGGCGCTCGAGATCAACACGCGCGGCCTCGTGCGCGCCCCGCGCAATTTCTACCCCTCCGTCGAGCTGCTGCGGCCATACCGCGAGTTGGGCGGCAAGCGGGTCACCGTCGGCTCGGATGCGCACGAGGCTTCCGAGATCGGCCTCGGCATCGGCGCAGCGTATGCCTTGGTCGAGGCGCTCGGCTTCCGCGCCTACACGCCCGGGCCGACCGCGGACCTCACGCCATGA
- a CDS encoding phosphoribosylaminoimidazolecarboxamide formyltransferase, with protein sequence MSRDELALRYGCNPHQTPAHVRMNDGRLPFRVVHGQPGYINLLDALNSWQLVKELSAAVCLPAAASFKHVSPAGAAVGLPLREELAQAYFVEDLDLSPLACAYARARGADRMSSLGDWIALSDRVDLSCAQLIRREVSHGIIAPGFDEAAIPILSSKLGGSYVLIEIDPSYEPGAMETREVFGITFQQCRNDRPIAVNLLSDVVTQNRELPDTAKRDMLVALVALKYTQSNSVCFAVEGQIIGMGAGQQSRIHCTRLAGEKADKWWLRQHPAVRALLFEEGLRRPERDNAIDLFLTEGITPTEQTILDAAFRQQPERLTADQRSQWLDRLSGVVLGSDAYIPFRDNIDRAVRSGARYIVQPGGSLRDEDVIGACNEYGIAMVFSGLRLFHH encoded by the coding sequence ATGTCACGTGACGAACTGGCCCTGCGCTATGGCTGCAACCCGCATCAAACGCCGGCACACGTCCGGATGAACGATGGCCGCCTCCCCTTCCGCGTGGTCCACGGGCAGCCGGGCTACATCAACCTGCTCGACGCGCTCAACTCGTGGCAGCTCGTGAAGGAACTCAGCGCGGCCGTGTGTCTCCCCGCAGCGGCGTCGTTTAAGCACGTGAGTCCGGCAGGCGCTGCGGTGGGATTGCCGCTCCGCGAGGAGCTCGCGCAGGCGTACTTCGTCGAGGATCTCGACCTTTCGCCTCTGGCGTGCGCATACGCACGGGCTCGTGGTGCAGACCGGATGTCCTCTCTCGGCGACTGGATCGCTTTGAGCGATCGGGTCGACCTTTCGTGTGCGCAGTTGATCCGGCGCGAGGTTTCACACGGCATCATCGCCCCGGGCTTCGACGAGGCGGCCATCCCGATCCTGAGCTCCAAGCTCGGCGGCAGTTATGTGCTCATCGAAATCGATCCGAGCTATGAACCGGGTGCGATGGAAACGCGCGAGGTGTTCGGCATCACCTTCCAGCAGTGCCGCAATGATCGCCCCATCGCGGTGAACCTGCTGTCAGACGTCGTGACACAGAATCGTGAGCTTCCGGACACCGCCAAGCGCGACATGCTCGTGGCGCTCGTCGCGCTCAAGTACACGCAGTCGAACTCGGTGTGCTTCGCCGTCGAGGGGCAGATCATCGGGATGGGCGCAGGCCAGCAGTCGCGCATCCACTGCACGCGCCTCGCCGGCGAGAAGGCGGATAAGTGGTGGCTGCGCCAGCATCCGGCGGTCCGAGCCCTCCTCTTCGAGGAGGGTCTCAGACGTCCCGAACGCGACAACGCGATCGACCTGTTCCTCACGGAAGGGATCACGCCGACCGAACAGACGATCCTCGATGCAGCCTTCAGGCAACAGCCCGAACGCCTGACGGCCGACCAGAGGAGCCAATGGCTCGACCGGCTCAGCGGCGTGGTGCTCGGCTCCGACGCCTACATTCCGTTCCGCGACAATATCGACCGCGCGGTCCGGAGCGGTGCTCGGTACATTGTCCAGCCCGGCGGCTCGTTACGCGACGAGGACGTGATCGGCGCGTGCAATGAGTACGGCATAGCGATGGTGTTCTCGGGCCTGCGCCTGTTCCACCACTAG
- a CDS encoding S9 family peptidase, with product MNRNNVPLIPRKALFGNPDRAAVQISPDGKHLAWLAPLDGVLNVWIAPRDDLEAVRPVTHDTGQGIRIYWWAYTNTHVLCLQDKDGDENWRLYAVNLTTNAVKDLTPFDGVQAQPMQVSHKTPAEIIVGLNKRDAKWHDIYRANIVTGDLTPLLEHDRFADVDVDDDYRVRYAHENTSDGGMQVYEYATGEWRPYDTIPPEDTLTTRLVGFDKANRCLYMKDSRGRNTSALVEIDPATKAMRVLAADSQVDVGEVLRHPIEKHVQAVSFVYDRKRWYVLDPAVEPDLAYLQTVADGEIGIRSRTLDDRFWIVICTVDNGPARYYLYDRTQREARFLFSNRQALEGRPLVKMHSTAIKSRDGLNLVTYYSLPAGSDANGDGIPDEPIPMVLTPHGGPWGRDHWGYNSEHQWLANRGYAVLSVNFRASTGFGKSFVNDGDLEWGGKIIDDQVDAVRWAIQAGIADPKRVAVMGGSFGGYSTLAGVTLTPELFACGVDLFGPSNLITFMESIPPYWKPMLELFAKRIGDHRTEEGRALLTKHSPLTYVDRICRPLLIGQGANDPRVRKAESDQIVEAMQSRSIPVTYVLYPDEGHGFYRPENDISFNAIAEGFLAQCLGGRCEPFGDDLKGASLQVVTGADHVPGLPEALELLRRHE from the coding sequence ATGAATCGCAATAATGTCCCCCTGATCCCGCGTAAGGCTCTTTTCGGTAACCCGGATCGTGCGGCGGTGCAGATCAGCCCGGACGGCAAGCACCTGGCGTGGTTGGCGCCGCTCGACGGTGTGCTCAACGTGTGGATCGCCCCGCGTGACGACCTGGAGGCCGTCCGCCCGGTGACGCACGACACCGGCCAAGGCATTCGCATCTACTGGTGGGCCTATACGAACACCCACGTCCTGTGTTTGCAGGACAAGGACGGTGACGAGAACTGGCGTCTCTATGCCGTCAACCTCACAACCAATGCGGTGAAGGACCTAACCCCATTCGACGGGGTGCAGGCCCAGCCAATGCAGGTCAGCCACAAGACCCCGGCGGAGATCATCGTCGGCCTGAACAAGCGCGACGCGAAATGGCACGACATCTACCGTGCCAACATCGTGACCGGTGACCTGACCCCGCTGCTGGAGCACGATCGGTTCGCAGACGTCGATGTCGATGACGACTACCGCGTGCGCTACGCCCACGAGAACACGTCCGACGGCGGCATGCAGGTCTATGAGTATGCGACTGGCGAGTGGCGACCCTACGACACCATCCCGCCCGAGGACACGCTGACCACGCGGCTTGTGGGCTTCGACAAGGCGAACCGGTGCCTCTACATGAAAGACAGCCGCGGGCGCAACACCTCAGCTCTCGTGGAGATCGACCCCGCAACGAAAGCGATGCGCGTGCTGGCCGCCGACTCCCAGGTCGACGTGGGCGAGGTGCTGCGGCATCCCATCGAGAAACACGTGCAGGCGGTCTCGTTCGTCTACGACCGCAAGCGTTGGTACGTGCTTGATCCAGCCGTCGAGCCCGATCTGGCCTACCTCCAGACCGTGGCTGACGGCGAGATCGGGATACGCAGTCGGACGCTCGACGACCGGTTCTGGATCGTGATCTGCACAGTGGACAACGGGCCGGCGCGCTACTATCTCTATGACCGCACACAACGGGAAGCGCGCTTCCTGTTCTCCAACCGCCAGGCCCTCGAGGGCCGGCCGCTCGTCAAGATGCACTCGACCGCCATCAAGTCACGCGACGGTCTCAACCTCGTGACGTACTACTCGCTCCCCGCCGGCAGCGACGCCAACGGCGACGGCATCCCCGACGAGCCCATCCCCATGGTGCTCACCCCACACGGCGGCCCGTGGGGGCGCGACCACTGGGGCTACAACTCCGAGCACCAATGGCTCGCCAACCGTGGCTATGCGGTGCTGAGCGTGAACTTCCGGGCGTCCACCGGCTTCGGCAAGTCGTTCGTGAACGACGGCGACCTCGAATGGGGCGGTAAGATCATCGACGATCAGGTGGACGCTGTTCGATGGGCGATTCAGGCAGGGATCGCGGACCCGAAGCGCGTGGCCGTGATGGGTGGGAGCTTCGGCGGTTACTCCACCCTCGCCGGAGTGACGTTGACGCCGGAGTTGTTCGCCTGCGGCGTGGACCTTTTCGGTCCATCGAACTTGATCACCTTCATGGAGTCCATCCCCCCGTACTGGAAGCCGATGCTGGAACTGTTCGCGAAACGCATCGGCGACCACCGAACTGAGGAGGGTCGTGCCCTGCTGACGAAGCATTCGCCGTTGACCTATGTGGATCGCATCTGCCGGCCGCTCCTCATCGGTCAGGGCGCCAATGACCCGCGCGTGAGGAAAGCCGAGTCCGACCAGATCGTCGAGGCCATGCAGTCCAGGAGCATTCCCGTGACCTACGTGCTCTACCCCGACGAGGGCCACGGCTTCTACCGCCCCGAGAACGACATCTCCTTCAATGCAATCGCCGAAGGGTTCTTGGCGCAATGCCTCGGTGGCCGCTGCGAGCCGTTCGGCGATGATCTGAAGGGCGCCAGCCTGCAGGTCGTCACCGGCGCCGACCATGTCCCCGGCCTGCCGGAGGCTCTGGAACTGCTGCGGAGACACGAGTGA
- a CDS encoding GuaB3 family IMP dehydrogenase-related protein: MGMWVGRGRKARRCYGFDEIALVPGDVTVNPDEVDCTWTIDNQTYAVPILAAAMDGVVDVRFAVEMGRFGGIAVLNLEGVQTRYTNPEEVLDRIGKATPDEATELVQGLYREPINEQLISTRIEQIKKGGAPAVVSAIPQRAARFGAIAQEAGADMFVVQSTVTTVKHISTAYETLDFTKLCAAMKIPVIVGNTCSYSTALQLMETGIDGLLVGIGPGAACTTRGVLGIGVPQVTATCDCAAARDAYFLKTRRYVPIITDGGMNAGGDICKAFACGADAVMVGSAFAAAKEAPGRGYHWGMATPHHNLPRGTRIKVGTTGTLEQILVGPATLDDGSQNLVGALKTSMGNLGAATIREMHNVELIIAPAIKTEGKVFQKAQHVGMAK, translated from the coding sequence ATGGGCATGTGGGTCGGACGCGGTCGCAAAGCGCGCCGCTGCTACGGATTCGATGAGATCGCGCTCGTGCCGGGGGACGTGACGGTCAACCCGGACGAGGTCGATTGCACCTGGACGATCGACAATCAGACGTACGCGGTGCCGATCCTGGCCGCCGCGATGGACGGCGTGGTCGACGTCAGGTTCGCCGTCGAGATGGGGCGGTTCGGCGGCATTGCGGTGCTGAACCTGGAAGGCGTGCAGACCCGCTACACCAACCCCGAGGAGGTGCTCGACCGTATCGGCAAGGCCACGCCCGACGAGGCGACCGAGCTTGTCCAGGGCCTTTACCGCGAGCCGATCAACGAGCAGCTCATCTCGACGCGCATCGAGCAGATCAAGAAGGGCGGCGCGCCGGCCGTGGTGTCGGCCATTCCGCAGCGGGCCGCACGCTTCGGGGCGATCGCCCAGGAAGCGGGCGCGGACATGTTCGTCGTGCAATCGACAGTCACGACCGTCAAGCACATCTCGACGGCGTACGAGACGCTCGACTTCACCAAGCTCTGCGCGGCGATGAAGATCCCGGTCATCGTCGGCAACACGTGCAGCTACTCGACAGCGCTCCAGCTCATGGAGACCGGCATTGACGGACTCCTGGTCGGCATCGGCCCGGGCGCGGCGTGCACGACGCGCGGCGTGCTCGGCATCGGCGTGCCGCAGGTGACGGCCACGTGCGATTGCGCGGCCGCGCGCGACGCCTACTTCCTCAAGACGCGCCGCTATGTGCCCATCATCACCGACGGCGGCATGAACGCCGGCGGCGACATCTGCAAGGCGTTCGCCTGCGGGGCCGACGCGGTCATGGTCGGCTCGGCGTTCGCCGCCGCCAAGGAGGCGCCCGGCCGCGGCTATCACTGGGGTATGGCGACGCCGCACCACAACCTGCCGCGCGGCACGCGCATCAAGGTGGGCACCACCGGGACGCTCGAACAGATCCTCGTCGGGCCGGCGACGCTCGACGACGGTTCGCAGAACCTCGTTGGCGCACTCAAGACCTCGATGGGCAATCTCGGCGCGGCGACGATCCGCGAGATGCACAACGTCGAGCTGATCATCGCGCCGGCGATCAAGACCGAGGGCAAGGTGTTCCAGAAGGCCCAGCACGTCGGCATGGCCAAGTAG
- a CDS encoding ABC transporter substrate-binding protein: protein MGKSGLGLLALLAFNVLVGAMAISGSWTPRGETLVYRFKTDAPTLDPAYAHDTTSSTVLQCIVDGLTELDAETLEVKPELAESWEISEDGTVYTFHLRRGVKFHNGREVTAEDFKYSMERLLDPATAADQRWVLEEIRGADTFNGKTVKHVEGIEVVDRYTLRITINRPYTPFLGLLSMEAASPVPREEVERLGEDFAGRPIGCGPYRFVSWTRDAIIILERFDKYWGEPARIRYIKFKVIPEDTLAFEKYRHGELDMLMELPVKRVRELLKAHPDEAQLWPMLGVYYMGFMHTKPPFKDNVTLRQALNCAVDKQAICDVILEGVPIPARGVLPPGFASFDDSVEGYPYDTAKAKALLAEAGYPNGEGLPVLTLQYNTSEAHEAICEAIKNDLADIGVRVRLKNLEWGTHLASLKAREPELFRAGWLADVPSEDNFLQLLVTGKETNYSGYSNPEFDALFERARFATDPDEQRRLYREANRLAVEQAAWLFVYWYRDVMMVKPYVKGGLRPVQGDFRMPLHKLYFTSPPGS, encoded by the coding sequence ATGGGCAAGTCGGGCCTCGGTCTCCTCGCGCTCCTCGCCTTCAATGTGCTTGTCGGGGCGATGGCGATCAGCGGCAGTTGGACGCCCCGCGGCGAGACCCTCGTCTACCGTTTCAAGACCGACGCACCGACGCTCGATCCGGCCTACGCGCACGACACAACGTCTTCTACTGTACTCCAGTGCATCGTGGACGGGTTGACCGAGCTCGACGCCGAGACGCTCGAGGTCAAGCCCGAGTTGGCGGAGTCGTGGGAGATCAGCGAGGACGGCACGGTCTACACCTTTCACCTGCGGCGCGGTGTCAAGTTCCACAACGGCCGCGAGGTGACCGCCGAGGACTTCAAGTACTCGATGGAGCGCCTGCTCGATCCCGCCACAGCCGCCGACCAGCGTTGGGTGCTCGAGGAGATCAGGGGCGCCGACACCTTCAACGGCAAGACGGTCAAGCACGTCGAGGGCATCGAGGTCGTTGACCGCTATACGCTGCGCATCACAATCAACCGCCCGTACACGCCGTTTCTCGGTCTGCTCTCGATGGAGGCCGCGTCGCCCGTGCCGCGCGAGGAGGTCGAGCGCCTCGGCGAGGACTTCGCAGGCCGCCCCATCGGGTGCGGACCGTATCGTTTTGTCAGTTGGACGCGCGACGCCATCATCATCCTCGAGCGCTTCGACAAGTACTGGGGCGAACCGGCCAGGATCCGCTACATCAAGTTCAAGGTGATTCCCGAGGACACACTCGCGTTCGAGAAGTACCGCCACGGCGAGCTCGACATGCTCATGGAGCTGCCGGTCAAACGCGTACGCGAGCTGCTCAAGGCCCACCCCGACGAGGCGCAGCTCTGGCCTATGCTCGGCGTCTACTACATGGGCTTCATGCACACGAAGCCGCCGTTCAAAGACAACGTCACGCTGCGGCAGGCGCTCAACTGCGCCGTCGATAAGCAGGCGATCTGCGATGTCATCCTCGAGGGGGTGCCGATCCCGGCGCGCGGCGTCTTGCCGCCGGGGTTCGCGAGCTTCGACGACTCAGTCGAGGGCTACCCGTACGACACCGCCAAGGCGAAGGCCTTGCTCGCCGAGGCCGGTTACCCGAACGGCGAAGGGCTGCCGGTGCTCACGCTCCAGTACAACACGAGCGAGGCACACGAGGCGATCTGCGAGGCGATCAAGAACGATCTGGCCGACATCGGCGTCAGGGTCCGGCTCAAAAACCTCGAGTGGGGCACGCACCTCGCCTCGCTCAAGGCCCGTGAGCCGGAGCTGTTCCGCGCCGGCTGGCTGGCCGACGTGCCGAGCGAGGACAACTTCCTCCAATTGCTCGTCACGGGCAAGGAGACGAACTACAGCGGCTACTCGAATCCCGAGTTCGACGCGCTCTTCGAGCGCGCGCGTTTCGCCACCGATCCCGACGAGCAGCGCCGCCTCTACCGCGAGGCCAACCGGCTCGCCGTCGAGCAGGCCGCCTGGCTCTTCGTCTACTGGTACCGCGATGTCATGATGGTTAAGCCGTACGTGAAAGGCGGGCTGCGCCCCGTGCAGGGCGACTTCCGCATGCCGCTGCACAAGCTCTATTTCACTTCACCTCCAGGCTCGTAG